The Chitinophaga sp. H8 genome contains a region encoding:
- a CDS encoding alpha/beta hydrolase: MKTFTFSTQNTRFAGVTWEPPQFDKVMILVHGIGEYTARYAPVAEYFSQHGFLVTGIDHYGHGNSEGKKGASKGMNFVFDYLQAFLDKVIQKYNKPVVLYGHSMGGGVTTGFILHRQPRIAAAVISAPMLLLPSDPSTFLKRMAGIAASIFPNIIIRQPLDINKISRDPVEVEKFKNDPLRHDKMTLLLGASMLQNGDWCLQHADRLQVPTLLMHGNADEFTNVKGSRLFAARAPRQLLTYKEWNGLYHEIHNELNKKDVWQFTLNWLQTVP; encoded by the coding sequence CCCAATTTGATAAGGTAATGATCCTGGTGCATGGTATTGGTGAGTATACAGCACGTTATGCACCTGTGGCGGAATACTTCTCTCAACACGGATTTCTGGTAACTGGGATAGATCATTATGGTCACGGAAACAGTGAAGGTAAAAAAGGAGCCAGCAAGGGGATGAATTTTGTTTTTGACTACCTGCAGGCGTTTCTGGATAAAGTGATACAAAAATACAACAAGCCGGTAGTATTGTATGGGCATAGTATGGGAGGAGGTGTTACCACAGGATTTATCCTGCATCGTCAGCCACGGATAGCCGCCGCAGTTATTTCGGCCCCGATGCTGTTATTACCCAGTGATCCAAGCACATTTCTGAAACGGATGGCTGGAATTGCCGCCAGTATCTTTCCCAATATCATTATCAGGCAACCCCTGGATATTAATAAAATATCCCGCGATCCTGTTGAGGTAGAAAAGTTCAAAAATGATCCCTTAAGGCATGATAAAATGACTTTGCTCCTGGGCGCTTCCATGTTACAAAACGGCGACTGGTGCCTGCAGCATGCGGATCGGCTGCAGGTCCCTACCCTGCTGATGCATGGCAATGCCGATGAATTCACCAATGTAAAAGGTTCCCGTTTGTTTGCCGCACGTGCCCCCAGGCAACTTCTCACCTATAAAGAATGGAACGGATTGTATCATGAAATTCATAATGAACTGAACAAGAAGGACGTGTGGCAATTCACTTTAAATTGGTTACAAACAGTACCTTAA
- a CDS encoding M48 family metallopeptidase — protein sequence MFRLSAITLLFLATGITATQAQFKINAKTVSAASKGATAATFSDADAAKLAKEAVDWMDAHNPVAADDDPYTVRLNKLVAKHQEEDGLKLNFKVYKVIDINAFACADGSVRVFSSLMDMMTDEELLSVIGHEIGHVKNHDTRDAIRQAYLRSAAKDAAGSQSGAAAALTESQLGALANSLLESKYSRKQESAADDYGYEMLKKHGYNVMSMASAFQKLADLSGGEKQSKMEKMKSSHPDSGARAKEVEEKAKKDGLYKATAAK from the coding sequence ATGTTTCGCCTATCAGCTATCACCCTGCTCTTCCTGGCTACAGGAATTACTGCCACACAGGCACAATTTAAGATCAATGCAAAGACGGTTTCGGCAGCTTCAAAAGGAGCTACTGCGGCTACTTTTAGTGATGCCGATGCTGCCAAGCTGGCAAAAGAAGCGGTAGACTGGATGGATGCGCATAATCCGGTAGCTGCGGACGATGATCCATACACCGTTCGTTTAAACAAGCTGGTTGCCAAGCATCAGGAAGAAGATGGACTGAAACTGAATTTTAAGGTATATAAAGTAATAGATATAAATGCCTTTGCCTGCGCAGATGGCAGTGTACGGGTATTTTCTTCCCTGATGGATATGATGACAGATGAGGAATTACTGTCTGTAATAGGCCATGAAATAGGTCATGTAAAAAATCATGACACCCGCGATGCTATCCGTCAGGCGTACCTGCGTTCTGCTGCTAAAGATGCCGCTGGTTCCCAGTCGGGTGCCGCTGCCGCTTTGACGGAAAGCCAGTTAGGCGCCCTCGCCAATTCCTTACTGGAATCAAAATACAGCCGTAAACAGGAAAGTGCGGCGGATGATTATGGTTATGAAATGCTGAAAAAGCATGGATATAACGTCATGTCCATGGCCAGTGCCTTTCAGAAGCTGGCTGATCTGAGTGGAGGAGAAAAACAAAGTAAAATGGAGAAAATGAAAAGCTCCCATCCGGATAGTGGGGCCCGTGCAAAAGAAGTTGAAGAGAAGGCCAAAAAAGATGGCCTTTATAAAGCAACAGCAGCCAAATAA
- a CDS encoding YeeE/YedE family protein gives MLKEDVIDNTLPTNDTDFEVRSLDTICINESALTHKWYHLLKYLLVGIIFGITFVKAEVISWFRIQEMFRLQSFHMYGIIGTAVAVGMLSVWLIKKYKLKTIYGEPIVFHKKKFNKGQIIGGLIFGFGWAMTGACPGPLFAQIGTGVLVVTVVLLSAVAGTWVYGYFREKLPH, from the coding sequence ATGCTCAAAGAAGATGTGATTGACAATACCCTGCCCACTAATGATACGGACTTTGAGGTCCGTTCCCTGGATACTATTTGTATCAATGAATCTGCATTAACACATAAATGGTACCACCTGTTAAAATACCTGCTGGTAGGTATTATCTTCGGGATCACTTTTGTAAAGGCGGAAGTAATATCCTGGTTCAGGATACAGGAAATGTTCCGTCTCCAGAGTTTTCACATGTATGGCATCATTGGTACAGCAGTAGCTGTAGGTATGTTGTCGGTATGGCTGATCAAAAAATATAAGTTAAAAACGATCTATGGAGAGCCTATCGTATTCCATAAAAAGAAATTCAACAAAGGGCAGATAATAGGCGGATTAATATTTGGATTTGGATGGGCTATGACAGGTGCCTGCCCGGGGCCACTTTTTGCTCAGATAGGTACCGGCGTACTGGTGGTAACGGTAGTGTTATTGAGCGCTGTTGCAGGTACCTGGGTATATGGTTATTTCAGGGAAAAGTTGCCACACTAG
- a CDS encoding carbohydrate kinase family protein produces the protein MNPRQYEIICFGEVLWDILPDKKVPGGAPMNVAYHLEKLGHPTAIFSGIGNDEAGRDLLTVLDNIGLDAYFIQRNEAYETGKVYANVANNQEVSYDIVKPVAWDFIVQDDKQAELLTNADIAYVVFGSLACRNPVSMHTLANILNFPAVKVLDINLRAPHYTREILEWLMKAANIIKLNESELTLVTDWFTTATGLEERIAALATRYKVPEIIVTLGAAGAILYVDGTFYRHQGFEVTVADTIGSGDAFLAAYLHGRIKGQSPQENITFAAAMGAWIATYNGGCPDYEVAEVGQLIKG, from the coding sequence ATGAACCCACGTCAATATGAAATTATTTGTTTCGGAGAAGTTTTATGGGATATATTACCCGACAAAAAGGTTCCTGGTGGAGCGCCTATGAATGTAGCCTACCACCTGGAAAAGCTCGGGCATCCTACTGCTATATTTTCAGGAATTGGAAATGATGAAGCCGGCAGGGACTTATTAACTGTACTGGATAATATTGGCCTGGACGCCTATTTTATCCAGCGGAATGAAGCATATGAAACCGGCAAAGTATATGCAAATGTTGCAAACAATCAGGAAGTAAGTTACGACATTGTAAAACCGGTAGCCTGGGACTTTATTGTACAGGATGATAAACAGGCAGAGCTGCTGACCAATGCTGATATTGCTTACGTTGTATTCGGAAGCCTGGCTTGCCGTAATCCGGTGTCTATGCATACCCTGGCCAATATCCTTAATTTTCCCGCAGTAAAAGTATTGGATATTAACCTGCGGGCGCCGCATTATACGCGCGAAATACTGGAATGGCTGATGAAAGCAGCTAATATAATCAAGCTCAACGAATCAGAACTTACACTCGTTACTGATTGGTTTACTACTGCTACTGGTCTGGAAGAGCGTATAGCAGCACTTGCCACCAGGTACAAGGTACCGGAGATTATTGTTACCCTGGGTGCAGCGGGTGCCATCTTATACGTAGATGGCACATTTTACCGTCACCAGGGATTTGAAGTAACCGTTGCTGATACCATTGGAAGCGGAGACGCATTTCTGGCGGCTTATCTGCACGGCAGAATTAAAGGACAATCACCACAGGAGAATATCACTTTTGCTGCTGCGATGGGTGCATGGATTGCTACCTACAACGGCGGATGCCCGGATTATGAAGTAGCGGAAGTAGGACAGCTGATAAAAGGGTAA
- a CDS encoding sensor histidine kinase, which translates to MVIKKTGQYIGSTLTALFLWLLTACGPATDTPAISTLPLHTGKSMYPDVAIMVDSLFGKDKTISDVKGVTRYVDSLLQKYSYRDSLSYAMLLVSRGLLFNMESTPDSVIKYMRQASYFFDHHPEYPRQRTLLYERIGKSYYFLGNQVSASYYVNRAGIELNGPNGDTLFTDYKLASLYKDIAGISRINQLYEQAQRYILLAIVHGKKIEKRYPRRLLDAYIEALPIFLESDKLDSARYFLDQMNAFSKQFPGSEKSAILLNHNASYYYTVKNWDSARYFCQLTVDIMEKDPDVTPDELGVEYYNLGDIYTWLRDLKKGATYLHKAQDILMADSSLLLDDRLKLQENMLHYYIVAGQQDKAEQQLEALTLANKAFYTQERMRVINDLEAQYHLKEKEKFIHELDTENKLVADELGRKNLLLLVSILVILLAATIVILLAVLMRERRINNEKEKVSLEQRLLRSQMEPHFIFNTLSVLQHIIRTDQKEKSIKYLRNFASLLRISLESSRASLVSLGDEVKALENYLSLQELRFEDKFSYELEIYGGYMEDELLIPPMLLQPFVENAIEHGLRGMPGKGIIRIIIRKKTDVLECIIDDNGCGLNTRTTNKNKRSLSTTITRERLAILGKKTGKPASVEITDKQSLPDNTSGETGTTVRMLIPFQ; encoded by the coding sequence ATGGTGATCAAAAAAACTGGTCAATATATTGGCAGCACACTGACCGCACTTTTCCTATGGTTACTCACTGCTTGTGGCCCGGCCACTGATACCCCTGCTATTAGTACCCTACCCCTTCACACTGGAAAGTCGATGTACCCGGATGTAGCTATTATGGTAGACAGCCTGTTTGGCAAGGATAAAACCATCAGTGATGTAAAAGGTGTAACCCGGTATGTGGATAGCTTATTACAAAAATATTCCTACAGGGACTCACTCTCCTATGCCATGCTGCTGGTGAGCAGAGGCCTGCTTTTTAATATGGAAAGCACGCCGGATAGTGTTATAAAGTATATGCGTCAGGCCAGTTATTTCTTCGATCATCATCCTGAATATCCCCGGCAGCGTACACTACTGTATGAGCGGATAGGAAAGTCCTATTATTTTCTGGGTAATCAGGTATCTGCCAGTTATTATGTAAACAGAGCCGGCATTGAGCTAAATGGTCCCAATGGCGATACTTTATTTACCGATTACAAACTGGCCAGCCTGTATAAAGATATTGCCGGCATTAGCCGTATTAATCAATTGTACGAACAGGCACAGCGTTATATCCTGCTGGCCATCGTGCATGGAAAAAAAATAGAAAAACGTTATCCCCGCCGGCTGCTGGACGCCTATATTGAAGCATTACCTATTTTTTTAGAAAGTGATAAACTGGATAGCGCGAGATATTTCCTGGATCAGATGAATGCCTTTAGCAAGCAGTTTCCTGGTTCTGAGAAAAGTGCTATCCTGCTGAACCATAATGCCAGTTATTACTATACTGTTAAGAACTGGGACAGTGCTCGTTACTTCTGTCAGCTAACGGTAGATATTATGGAGAAAGACCCTGACGTTACTCCTGACGAATTGGGCGTAGAATATTATAACCTGGGGGATATTTATACCTGGCTGCGCGATCTGAAAAAAGGAGCAACCTATTTGCATAAAGCGCAGGACATCTTAATGGCAGACTCTTCTCTGCTGCTGGACGACCGCCTGAAGTTGCAGGAAAACATGCTGCATTATTACATTGTGGCCGGACAGCAGGATAAGGCGGAACAACAGCTGGAAGCCCTGACACTGGCCAATAAAGCCTTTTATACGCAGGAACGTATGCGGGTGATCAATGATCTGGAAGCGCAATACCACCTGAAGGAAAAAGAGAAGTTCATTCATGAGCTGGATACCGAAAACAAACTGGTAGCAGATGAACTCGGGCGTAAAAACCTGTTATTGCTGGTCAGTATCCTCGTGATCCTACTGGCTGCCACTATTGTAATCCTGCTGGCGGTATTGATGCGGGAGCGCAGGATCAACAATGAAAAGGAGAAGGTATCCCTGGAACAGCGCTTGTTGCGCAGCCAGATGGAGCCCCATTTTATCTTTAATACCCTGTCTGTATTACAACATATCATTCGTACCGACCAGAAGGAGAAATCCATCAAATACCTGCGCAACTTTGCCAGTTTGCTGCGTATTAGTCTGGAAAGTTCCCGTGCCAGCCTGGTTTCGCTGGGAGATGAGGTAAAGGCACTGGAAAACTACCTGAGCCTGCAAGAACTGCGGTTTGAAGATAAATTCAGCTATGAGCTGGAGATTTACGGCGGTTATATGGAAGATGAATTGTTAATTCCACCTATGTTGTTACAACCTTTCGTGGAAAATGCCATTGAGCATGGATTACGGGGGATGCCGGGTAAAGGGATTATCCGCATTATCATCCGTAAAAAGACAGATGTGCTGGAATGTATTATTGATGACAACGGATGCGGGTTAAATACCCGTACTACCAATAAAAACAAACGGTCTCTCTCCACCACCATTACCCGCGAGCGGCTGGCCATATTAGGCAAAAAAACAGGGAAACCCGCCTCAGTAGAGATCACGGATAAGCAATCCCTGCCGGATAATACCAGTGGTGAAACAGGTACTACCGTGCGGATGCTGATCCCATTCCAATAA
- the mgrA gene encoding L-glyceraldehyde 3-phosphate reductase, whose translation MSYLPSAARYDAMPYHRCGKSGLQLPAISLGLWHNFGSVDVFENGRNIIRNAFDKGITHFDLANNYGPEPGSAEENFGRILKKDFTGHLRDELVISSKAGYLMWPGPYGDNGSRKYLISSLDQSLKRMQLDYVDIFYSHRPDPATPIEETMGALDSIVRQGKALYVGLSNYNAEETTAALAVLKSLGTPCLIHQPKYSMFERWVENGLLDVLEANGVGCIPFSPLAQGLLTDRYLKGIPEGSRASRPTGFLQTDQVTTEKVDKAKKLHALAQQRGQSLAQMAIAWLLKDKRVTTVLIGASTVAQLDNNLDALKQTSFTAAELQEIAHILNS comes from the coding sequence ATGAGCTACTTACCATCAGCAGCACGATATGACGCTATGCCCTATCACCGCTGCGGAAAAAGCGGATTACAATTACCTGCCATTTCTCTGGGCCTTTGGCATAACTTCGGATCTGTAGATGTTTTTGAAAATGGACGAAATATCATCCGCAATGCTTTTGACAAAGGCATTACCCATTTTGATCTGGCTAATAATTACGGGCCGGAACCAGGATCAGCCGAAGAAAACTTTGGCAGGATCCTGAAGAAAGACTTTACCGGACACCTGCGAGATGAGCTGGTGATCTCTTCTAAAGCCGGGTACCTGATGTGGCCTGGTCCTTATGGCGACAATGGCTCCCGTAAATATCTTATTTCCAGCCTGGACCAAAGTTTAAAGCGTATGCAACTGGACTACGTGGATATTTTTTATTCCCACCGCCCTGATCCCGCTACACCAATAGAAGAAACCATGGGAGCATTGGACAGCATTGTACGCCAGGGTAAAGCATTGTATGTAGGGCTTTCCAATTATAACGCAGAGGAAACAACTGCGGCATTGGCAGTATTAAAATCGCTGGGCACCCCCTGCCTCATTCATCAGCCTAAATACAGCATGTTTGAGAGATGGGTGGAAAATGGTTTGCTGGATGTGCTGGAAGCCAATGGTGTAGGTTGTATCCCTTTCTCTCCCCTGGCACAGGGACTTTTAACAGACCGTTATCTGAAAGGGATTCCTGAAGGCTCCAGAGCTAGCCGGCCTACCGGATTCCTGCAAACTGACCAGGTAACCACAGAGAAGGTGGATAAGGCTAAAAAACTGCATGCACTGGCGCAACAACGTGGACAATCCCTTGCACAAATGGCTATTGCCTGGCTCCTGAAAGATAAACGTGTTACCACGGTGCTTATAGGTGCCAGTACGGTAGCCCAATTGGATAATAACCTGGATGCACTAAAGCAGACCTCCTTTACGGCTGCTGAACTACAGGAAATAGCGCATATCCTCAACAGTTAA
- a CDS encoding LytR/AlgR family response regulator transcription factor, which yields MIKTVLIDDEPAIRRDLKQLLDNHPDFIVVADCGSIKDALPVLKATQPQLVLLDIHLEDGDGFEILQHFHPIPFSVIFITAYNDYAIKAIKYGAMDYLLKPVYEEDLDQALHKVRAANNNGGTLPEQVDVTQSWLNKPANTDKTVATDRIVLRTQEYLQVVPLQEIIYCQSDAGYTYFFLTDKRKIVVSKSIKEYEEILPTNLFIRSHQSYLVNYLFVDRFIKDGLLVLRTGQEIPVSSRRKDYVVQFLTGK from the coding sequence ATGATCAAAACAGTACTCATTGATGACGAACCCGCTATAAGAAGAGATCTCAAACAATTGCTGGATAATCACCCTGATTTTATAGTGGTAGCCGATTGCGGCAGCATTAAAGATGCCTTGCCAGTGCTGAAGGCAACTCAACCTCAGCTGGTACTGCTGGACATACACCTGGAAGATGGTGATGGATTTGAAATCCTGCAGCATTTTCACCCCATTCCCTTTTCTGTAATCTTTATTACCGCCTATAATGATTACGCGATCAAAGCCATTAAGTATGGTGCGATGGATTATCTGCTGAAACCAGTGTATGAAGAAGACCTGGATCAGGCATTACATAAAGTAAGAGCAGCTAACAATAATGGAGGTACGTTGCCTGAACAGGTTGATGTAACCCAGTCCTGGCTGAATAAACCAGCCAATACCGATAAAACGGTGGCTACCGACCGGATTGTTTTAAGGACGCAGGAATATTTACAGGTGGTGCCTTTACAGGAGATCATATATTGCCAGAGCGATGCGGGATACACCTATTTTTTTTTGACAGATAAAAGAAAGATTGTTGTTTCAAAATCTATCAAAGAATATGAAGAAATCCTGCCCACTAACTTGTTTATCCGCTCTCATCAATCTTACCTTGTTAATTACCTCTTTGTAGACCGGTTTATCAAAGACGGATTATTGGTGTTAAGAACCGGTCAGGAAATTCCTGTATCCAGCCGGCGAAAAGATTATGTAGTACAATTCCTCACAGGTAAATAA
- the lepB gene encoding signal peptidase I produces the protein MEPSNDALQSVAANDSIAPPRRRYSIFQVIREWVNAALFTLIAAALVRLFIFEAYSIPSASMEKTLLVNDFLFVSKITYGPRIPMTPLAFPFAHHTMPFTKGTKAYSEAIQWVYRRLPGFRKIKRNDVIVFNYPAGDTVFLNANGKDVDYYMTIVAMGREQALAYYPNRITRPVDKRENYIKRCIAIAGDTLQIRNGVVYVNGEKAMIPAESQENYTVSTREGRPLDEQRLKDMNIHGPEETWGAGRYVYNFTGKEAGTIKSWPKVITVKPLVDKQIDAYAFPHDLSHFRWNSDFMGPVYIPRQGATIRLDTNNIALYQRVIQTYESNQLDIIDGHILINGKIATSYTFKMDYYWMMGDNRDNSLDSRFWGFVPEDHIVGKASFIWLSYDSHRAIRWQRLFTSIN, from the coding sequence ATGGAACCTTCCAATGATGCACTGCAAAGTGTTGCTGCCAATGATAGTATTGCGCCTCCCAGAAGAAGATACAGCATCTTCCAGGTTATAAGGGAGTGGGTAAATGCCGCGTTGTTTACTTTGATAGCAGCTGCATTAGTGCGTCTTTTTATTTTTGAAGCCTACTCCATCCCATCCGCCTCCATGGAAAAAACGTTGCTGGTAAATGATTTTCTCTTTGTGAGCAAGATCACTTACGGGCCACGTATCCCCATGACCCCACTGGCCTTTCCTTTTGCGCACCATACCATGCCTTTTACCAAAGGCACTAAAGCATACTCTGAAGCAATACAATGGGTATACCGCCGTTTACCTGGCTTCCGTAAGATAAAACGGAATGATGTGATTGTATTCAATTACCCGGCAGGAGACACGGTATTTCTGAATGCAAACGGAAAAGATGTAGACTATTATATGACCATTGTGGCAATGGGGCGGGAACAAGCTTTGGCTTATTACCCCAACAGGATTACCCGTCCGGTAGATAAAAGGGAAAACTATATTAAACGTTGTATTGCTATCGCAGGAGATACCTTGCAGATCAGAAACGGCGTCGTTTATGTAAATGGAGAAAAAGCCATGATCCCGGCGGAAAGCCAGGAGAATTACACCGTCAGCACGCGGGAAGGCAGGCCACTGGATGAGCAGCGTTTGAAGGATATGAATATCCATGGTCCGGAAGAGACCTGGGGAGCCGGCAGATACGTTTATAACTTTACCGGCAAAGAAGCCGGCACAATCAAGAGCTGGCCTAAAGTGATTACCGTAAAACCCCTTGTCGACAAGCAGATAGATGCTTATGCTTTTCCTCATGACCTCTCTCATTTCCGCTGGAACAGCGACTTTATGGGGCCTGTGTATATTCCCCGGCAAGGCGCTACCATCCGGCTTGATACCAATAACATTGCACTGTACCAAAGAGTGATCCAAACCTATGAAAGTAATCAGCTGGACATCATAGATGGCCACATCCTGATTAATGGGAAGATAGCTACCTCCTACACTTTTAAAATGGATTATTACTGGATGATGGGCGATAACCGGGATAACTCCCTGGACTCCCGTTTCTGGGGTTTTGTACCGGAAGACCATATTGTAGGAAAGGCCTCTTTTATCTGGCTAAGCTATGACAGCCACCGAGCTATACGCTGGCAACGTTTGTTTACCAGTATTAATTAG
- a CDS encoding YeeE/YedE family protein, translated as MMEWLKQPWPWYVAGAIVGLTVPALLLLGNKHFGISANLRHMCAACFPARIKFFQYNWKQEAWNLFFVAGILIGGIIAALFLQNDAPIKVNPALVKELAQYGITDYSQQVPADLYSWSSLFTLRGFLLLAGGGFLVGFGTRYAGGCTSGHAIMGISTLQIPSVIATICFMAGGFLMANWILPFILQL; from the coding sequence ATGATGGAATGGCTTAAACAGCCCTGGCCCTGGTATGTAGCAGGTGCTATTGTTGGTTTAACAGTACCGGCCCTTTTGTTATTGGGCAATAAACATTTTGGCATTTCAGCCAATTTGCGGCATATGTGTGCCGCCTGTTTTCCTGCCAGGATCAAGTTTTTTCAATACAACTGGAAGCAGGAAGCCTGGAACCTCTTCTTTGTAGCCGGTATCCTGATAGGTGGCATCATAGCTGCCTTGTTCCTGCAAAACGATGCGCCTATTAAGGTAAATCCAGCCTTGGTTAAGGAATTGGCACAATATGGTATTACAGATTATAGCCAGCAGGTACCAGCAGACTTATACAGCTGGTCTTCCCTGTTTACACTGAGAGGTTTTCTTTTATTAGCAGGGGGTGGGTTTCTTGTAGGATTTGGTACCCGGTATGCCGGTGGCTGCACTTCCGGGCATGCCATCATGGGAATCAGCACCTTGCAAATCCCTTCAGTGATTGCAACGATTTGTTTTATGGCAGGAGGTTTTTTAATGGCCAACTGGATTTTGCCCTTTATCCTTCAACTTTAA
- a CDS encoding mechanosensitive ion channel family protein — protein MKVHTMMMDLEAKRKNRKERVIFFIKLLIFLALLYFNHIQEPDLYVKYPTLDKLTNALALFLSANLLISLGWLIIISWYIRKNQLKTNVKDNFVLGINRIASVLNTVFFIVAIMLFFDIHPKQFLTSISIVAAAIALLFRDYITNMINGLIIMFSDQLSLGDHIVIGEHSGKIQDITLVNVVMLNDDDDVILIPNSSIFTSLIVNQSKQNIKKVTVEFELDHKHLLTLDVLEQRLQNVLSPYNNAITPGTFLLRTLEIKKDMARFKVQLLLSMQDKKTERAIRRMLYTEILAISKE, from the coding sequence ATGAAAGTGCATACAATGATGATGGATCTGGAAGCAAAAAGAAAGAACAGGAAAGAGCGGGTTATTTTCTTTATTAAGCTGTTGATATTTTTGGCCCTGCTATATTTTAACCATATACAGGAGCCTGATCTTTATGTTAAATACCCGACACTGGATAAACTAACAAATGCGTTAGCCCTTTTTCTGAGTGCCAATTTACTGATCTCCCTGGGATGGCTCATCATCATTTCCTGGTATATCCGCAAAAACCAGCTAAAAACGAATGTAAAAGATAACTTTGTCCTCGGTATCAACCGGATTGCGTCTGTACTGAATACGGTTTTCTTTATAGTAGCCATAATGTTGTTTTTTGATATCCACCCTAAACAATTCCTTACCAGTATCAGTATTGTGGCTGCAGCCATTGCGTTGCTGTTCCGTGATTATATTACCAATATGATCAATGGACTGATCATCATGTTTTCTGATCAGCTGTCATTAGGCGATCATATTGTAATAGGAGAACATAGTGGTAAAATACAGGATATTACCCTTGTCAATGTAGTGATGCTTAATGACGACGATGATGTAATACTTATTCCCAACTCCTCCATCTTTACCTCCCTTATTGTTAACCAATCCAAACAAAATATTAAAAAGGTAACAGTGGAATTTGAATTGGATCATAAACACCTGCTTACCCTGGATGTGCTGGAGCAAAGACTGCAAAATGTACTCAGCCCTTATAATAACGCGATTACACCGGGTACTTTCTTACTCAGAACACTGGAAATAAAGAAAGACATGGCCCGGTTTAAAGTACAACTATTGCTGTCTATGCAGGACAAAAAAACCGAGCGTGCCATACGCCGGATGCTCTATACGGAAATACTTGCAATATCTAAAGAATAA